The Bosea sp. 685 DNA window GATCGATACAACCTTAAGGCGAATTCTGACGCTCCGATTCAACTCAAGGCTAGACAAACCGGCTCGCGCGGATTCAACTCAAAGTGATTCGAGGGGATGCGGCACGTCTCCCGATCTTGCTGACGGTACGGATTATCCGAAGGGGGACGGGCATGACGCGTGCCAACGCGAGCTGCGCATCTATGCGCGCAGACACGATTCTGGGGGTCGCCAGATCGCTGACGCATCCGCTCTATCGACGCTTCGAGAGCCTCGAACCGATCTTTCGTAAAGTCTTGCCGGCGCTCGTCGCCGTGTTCATGCTCATCCTGGGCGCCGGGGCCCTGGTTCAAACCTCGGCCATGCGAGATGACGCCCTGCTCGATGCTGCTGGCGACATCGATCTCGTCTCGGCGCTGATCGTGCGAGAACTTGAGGTCGCCGTCCAGACCGGCGCCTCCCCCTCCTCTCTTCTTGCAACGCTGGCCTCCAAGCACCTCGCCCCCCATGGCCGCATCGTCCATGTCAGCGCAGCCGATGGGCAGGTCATCGCCAGCGAGCCCGTCATCGGCCAGACCCAGCGCACGCTGGTCGACTTCCTCGGCCAGACCCAGCCCCTGACCGTGTTCGGCGACCGCGCCGGCGTGATGCGCATCACCTTGCCGGGCGCGACCGAGGTGTTCGCGACCGTCCGCAATCTTCCTGCCCCGCTCGGCCAGGTCGCGGTGATGCAGCCCGTCTCCCGGGCGCTTTCGACCTGGCAGCAGCGCCGCAGCGCGCTCCTGGCGCTGATCGGCTCGGCCGCGCTCGTGCTCACCGCCATCACCCTCGCCTTCATCTTGCAATCGCGGCGGGCCTCGGCCGCCGACGAGGATTGCGACCGCGTGCGCCAGCGCATCGACTCAGCCCTGAACCGCGGCCATTGCGGCCTGTGGGACTGGGATCTGGCGCGTGGCCGGATCTACTGGTCAGATTCGATGTACGCCATGCTCGGCTATGACCGCTCCGGCGACTACATGTCCTTCGGCGAGGTCAGCGCCTTCATCCATCCCGACGATGTCGATCTCTACGCGCTCGCCGATGCGATCAGCCGTGGCGAGGCCGAGCATCTCGACCAGGAGTTTCGCGTCCGCGGCGCCACCGGCGAATGGGTCTGGCTCAAGGCCCGCGCCGAGCTCGTGATCGACCGCCGGACCCATTCGCAGCATCTCGTCGGCATCGCCGTCGACATCTCCGAGCAGCGCAACATGGCCGAGCGCACGGCGACCGCCGACGCCCGCCTCCGCGACGCCGTCGAGGCGATCTCCGAAGCCTTCGTGCTCTGGGATGGCGATAACCGCCTCGTCCTGTGCAACGCAAAGTATCAGCAGCTCCACCAGCTCCCCGCGGAATTGCTCCAGGTCGGCATCGGCCATGATCAATTGATGGCGCTGAGCGCCCAGCCCAATATCGACCGCGAGCCGGTGCGCACGATGCGCGGCACGGTCGGCGCCTCGTCCTATGAGGCGCGCCTGTCTGACGGCCGCTGGCTGCAGATCAACGGCCGCCGCACCAAGGATGGCGGCTCGGTCTCGGTCGGCACCGACATCACCAAGCTGAAGCAGCAGGAGGAGCGCCTGACCCAGTCGGAGCACCAGCTCCTGATGCATGTCACCGACCTCAAGGCCTCGCGCCAGAAGCTGGAAGCGCAGGCGCAGCAGCTCGCCGACATGGCCGAGCGCTATCTGGAGCAGAAGGCCGCGGCCGAGAGCGCCAACCGGGCCAAGTCGGAATTCCTGGCCAATATGAGCCATGAACTGCGCACGCCGCTCAACGCCATCATCGGCTTCTCCGAGATCATGGAGAACGGCCTGTTCGGCAGCCTCGGCTGCGACCGCTATCTCGACTATGTCCGCGATATCCGCTCCAGCGGCGGCTATCTGCTCGGCGTCATCAACGACGTCCTCGACATGGCCCGCATCGAGGCCGGCCGGATGCGGCTCGAAAAATCCGACGTCGCGGTGGGCCTGGTCATCGACGAAGCCGTCCTCAAGGCGCGCGCCGAAATCGACCGCAAGCACCTCGCGCTGCGCATCGAGGGGCCGCGCGACCTGCGCCTGGAGGCCGATCCGCACGCGCTCTACCAGATCCTCGGCAATCTCATCGACAACGCGGTCAAGTTCACGCCCGAAGGTGGGCAGGTCGCGGTGCGGCTGCGCCAGGTGCCGGGTGCGCTCAACATCTATATCGAGGACACCGGCATCGGCATCCCCAAGGAGAAGATCGACCGTATCGGGCGGCCCTTCGAGCAGGTCGAGGGCGACCTCACCCGCAGCTATCAGGGCTCGGGGCTCGGCCTCGCCATCGCCCGTTCACTGGCCGAACTGCATGGCGGCTCGCTGCGCCTGCGCTCATCGATCGGCGCCGGCACCATCGTGATGGTGCACCTGCCGGTGGATGGCGGCGCCGGGCGCATCACCGCCCAGGCTGCCTGAACACTCACCCGGCGCGGGCTGCGCCAAGCAGCTTCTGGAACAGGGCGCGGACGCCGGCGCGCATCTCGTCCAGCTCCGCCCGCAGCACCTTGGCGTCCGGCCGGCCTACAGCCGTCGCGATCCGCTTGAGCACGCGCGGCGGCACGGCAGCGGGATCGAACGCATCCTCGACGGTGAAGCGCTGCCAGAGCTGAACATCGCCGATCAGCCTGTGCGCCTCGATCAGGAACGCCGCATCGGCCGCCGATAGCAACCCAACCTCCCGCGTCGCGGCAAAAACGGCGGCGGTATCGGGCGCGACCAGGCCAGGGTGGCGCGCGGCATGGGCCAGCACCAGGAACTGCGCCAGGAAATCCAGATCGGTCAGGCCCCCAGCCACGAGCTTCAGATCCCTGGGGTCGCTCTCGCCCTTCTCCTTGGCGATCAGGGCGCGCATCTCCAGCACCGCAGTTGCGACCTTCGCCGGCTTGCGCTCGCGCCGCAGGATCTGCCCGATCGCAGCCTGCGCCCGGCGCGCCAGCCCGGCATCGCCGGCGACGACGCGGGCGCGCGTCAGCGCCATCTCCTCCCAGATCTCGGCCTCGCCCGTGTGATAGGCCTCGAAACCGGAGAACTGGGTCGCAACCGGGCTCTTATTGCCCGTCGGCCGCAGCCGCATATCGACCTGGTAGAGCCCGCCGCGCCGCGTCGGCACCGTCAGCGCCGCCACCAGCCGCTGGGTGAAGCGGACATGCCAGGTGACGGGGTCGAGGCTTTTGGCGCCGTCGCTGGGGCCTGCGTCCTCCGGCCGGTCATAGAGCAGGATCAGGTCGAGATCGGAGGATGGTGTGAGTTCGCCCGCGCCGAGCCGGCCCAGCCCCAGCACCACAGTCTCCGCGCCCGCAATGACGCCGTGATCGGCGGCGAAGGCGGCCCGGGTATCGTCGAAAGCGACGCGCAGGCAGCCTTCGGCCACGGCGCAATAGGCCTGGCCCGCCTGCTGGGCCCGGTAGACGCCCGAAATCAGGCGCGCACCCACCAGGAAATTCTCCTGCCGCGCCGCATCGCGCAAGCGGTCGAGCCCATCCTCGACGCTGGGCGGCGGATTGCCGACGACGGCCCTGATGCGACCGGTCAAGGCATCGGTGTCGAGATTGGCCGAGGTGAAGGCCGGGTCGATGATGCCGTCGAGGACATGGGGATAGAGCGCCGCGACCTTGGCGAGCCTGGGCGCGCTGCCGAGGATGTCGGCGAAGATCGTCAGCAGCGAGGCATGCGAGCGCAGCAGCGTCAGCAATTCGACCGCAGCCGGCATGCGCACGAAGGCGTTGTCGAGATGGGCGAGCGCGCCGTCGGGGTCGACGGTGCGGCCGAGCGCCACCAGGAGCGCCGGCGTGAGCTCGGTCAGGACCTCGCGGGCACGGGCGCTGGTCACGGCGGCGCGGCGGCCGAAATGCCAGCCGCGCACCGTCTCGGCGGCGGTGCCGGGGTCGCGGAAGCCGAGCTTGCGCAAGGTCGCCAAGGTGTCCGGGTCGAGCTCGGTACCGGTGAAGCTCAGCGTGCCCGCTTCGCTGGCCAGGCTCGGCCCCTCCTCGAAGAGCAGCGCGTAATGCCCCTCGACGCGCCTGGCATGCGCCGTCAGCGCCTTGCCGAAGGCCGCAGTCGAGGGATAGCCGCAGAAGCGCGCGAAGGCCTCCAGATCGCCCTTTGCCTTGGGCAGGGTCTGCGTCTGCTCGTCATGGCGCATCTGCAGGCGATGTTCGATCACGCGCAGATAGCGATAGGATTCGGCCAGCTCGTCGCGCGCCTTGGGCGTGATCCAGCCTTCATGCGTCAGTTCGCCGAGCATCTCCAGCGTGCGCGGGCCGCGCAGCGCCGGGCGCCGGCCGCCGAAGACGAGCTGCTGCGTCTGCACGAAGAACTCGATCTCGCGGATGCCGCCGCGCCCGAGCTTCACATTATGGCCCTCGACGGCGATCGTCTCATGGCCCTTCACCGTCTGGATCTGGCGCTTCATCGCATGGATGTCGGCGATCGCGGCGAAGTCGAAATATTTGCGCCAGATGAAGGGGGCGAGATCGGCGAGGAAGCGCTTGCCCAACGCGAGGTCGCCTGCGACCGGCCGCGCCTTGATCATAGCGGCGCGTTCCCAGTTCTGGCCGACGGTCTCGTAATAGGAATAGGCTGATGGCAGCGCGACCGCGACATGGGTCGAGGCCGGGTCCGGCCGCAGGCGCAGATCGACGCGGAAGACATAGCCGTCGGGCGTGCGCTCCTGGATGATGCGGGCGATGGTTTGCGTCAGCTTGACGAAGAAGCTCGACGGCTCGGTGACGCCTGCAGCCTCGGCCGCCTCGGGGTCGAAGAAGACGACGATGTCGATGTCGGAGGAGTAGTTCAGCTCGCCCGCGCCATGCTTGCCGAGCGCGAGCACGACGAGGCCGCAGCCCGCGCCGGGATCAGCCGGATCGCTCAAGCGGATGCGGCCGAGATCGGCCGCCTGCCGCAAAACATGCTCGGTCGCGAGATGCACGGCAGCATCGGCCATCGCCGTCAGCGCCGCGGTGACCGTCTCGACATCCCAGACGCCGCCGATATCGGCGAGCGCGATCAAGAGCGCCATCGCCTGCCGGAAACGGCGTAGCGCCCGCATGAGTTCAGCCGTCTCGACGCCCGACGCGGCGATGGCTGCGATCTCGGCGAGCAAGGCATCGCGGCGCGCTTCCGGCGCTGTCGTCAGCGCCGAGACGAGACCTGCGGGATCAAGCCGCATGATTTGCGTCAGGAAGGGCGAATGCGCCAGGATGCCGGCGACGAGATCGACTGATGCCGGATTGTTGGCGAAATGCTGCGTCAGGGCCTCAGTGGCGGCATCGTCGCGCAGGCGCTCGATCAGCTCGCGCGTCAGCAACGCCTCGCGGCGGGCTTTGGCCGGCAGCACGGGCGCGGCCTTCAGTCGATCGCAAAGCCGCCCGTCCATCGTCTCAGTCCCGCTAGATTACGCGGATTGCAAGCCAGCAGGGTTCGGCTGCGCTGTCGAGGCCGGGAGCACGCCGCCCTCGCGCATGTCCACAGGCTTCGGCTGCGCTTGGGGCAGGGAGATCACCACGCGCAGGCCAGGCGCGTTGTCCTCCAGCCTGAGCTGGCCGCCATGCAGCCTGACGACGCCAGCCGCCAGCGACAGGCC harbors:
- a CDS encoding PAS domain-containing sensor histidine kinase; the encoded protein is MRADTILGVARSLTHPLYRRFESLEPIFRKVLPALVAVFMLILGAGALVQTSAMRDDALLDAAGDIDLVSALIVRELEVAVQTGASPSSLLATLASKHLAPHGRIVHVSAADGQVIASEPVIGQTQRTLVDFLGQTQPLTVFGDRAGVMRITLPGATEVFATVRNLPAPLGQVAVMQPVSRALSTWQQRRSALLALIGSAALVLTAITLAFILQSRRASAADEDCDRVRQRIDSALNRGHCGLWDWDLARGRIYWSDSMYAMLGYDRSGDYMSFGEVSAFIHPDDVDLYALADAISRGEAEHLDQEFRVRGATGEWVWLKARAELVIDRRTHSQHLVGIAVDISEQRNMAERTATADARLRDAVEAISEAFVLWDGDNRLVLCNAKYQQLHQLPAELLQVGIGHDQLMALSAQPNIDREPVRTMRGTVGASSYEARLSDGRWLQINGRRTKDGGSVSVGTDITKLKQQEERLTQSEHQLLMHVTDLKASRQKLEAQAQQLADMAERYLEQKAAAESANRAKSEFLANMSHELRTPLNAIIGFSEIMENGLFGSLGCDRYLDYVRDIRSSGGYLLGVINDVLDMARIEAGRMRLEKSDVAVGLVIDEAVLKARAEIDRKHLALRIEGPRDLRLEADPHALYQILGNLIDNAVKFTPEGGQVAVRLRQVPGALNIYIEDTGIGIPKEKIDRIGRPFEQVEGDLTRSYQGSGLGLAIARSLAELHGGSLRLRSSIGAGTIVMVHLPVDGGAGRITAQAA
- a CDS encoding bifunctional [glutamine synthetase] adenylyltransferase/[glutamine synthetase]-adenylyl-L-tyrosine phosphorylase, with translation MDGRLCDRLKAAPVLPAKARREALLTRELIERLRDDAATEALTQHFANNPASVDLVAGILAHSPFLTQIMRLDPAGLVSALTTAPEARRDALLAEIAAIAASGVETAELMRALRRFRQAMALLIALADIGGVWDVETVTAALTAMADAAVHLATEHVLRQAADLGRIRLSDPADPGAGCGLVVLALGKHGAGELNYSSDIDIVVFFDPEAAEAAGVTEPSSFFVKLTQTIARIIQERTPDGYVFRVDLRLRPDPASTHVAVALPSAYSYYETVGQNWERAAMIKARPVAGDLALGKRFLADLAPFIWRKYFDFAAIADIHAMKRQIQTVKGHETIAVEGHNVKLGRGGIREIEFFVQTQQLVFGGRRPALRGPRTLEMLGELTHEGWITPKARDELAESYRYLRVIEHRLQMRHDEQTQTLPKAKGDLEAFARFCGYPSTAAFGKALTAHARRVEGHYALLFEEGPSLASEAGTLSFTGTELDPDTLATLRKLGFRDPGTAAETVRGWHFGRRAAVTSARAREVLTELTPALLVALGRTVDPDGALAHLDNAFVRMPAAVELLTLLRSHASLLTIFADILGSAPRLAKVAALYPHVLDGIIDPAFTSANLDTDALTGRIRAVVGNPPPSVEDGLDRLRDAARQENFLVGARLISGVYRAQQAGQAYCAVAEGCLRVAFDDTRAAFAADHGVIAGAETVVLGLGRLGAGELTPSSDLDLILLYDRPEDAGPSDGAKSLDPVTWHVRFTQRLVAALTVPTRRGGLYQVDMRLRPTGNKSPVATQFSGFEAYHTGEAEIWEEMALTRARVVAGDAGLARRAQAAIGQILRRERKPAKVATAVLEMRALIAKEKGESDPRDLKLVAGGLTDLDFLAQFLVLAHAARHPGLVAPDTAAVFAATREVGLLSAADAAFLIEAHRLIGDVQLWQRFTVEDAFDPAAVPPRVLKRIATAVGRPDAKVLRAELDEMRAGVRALFQKLLGAARAG